The Plectropomus leopardus isolate mb chromosome 1, YSFRI_Pleo_2.0, whole genome shotgun sequence sequence tgttttcatcttccATTTCAGAGCCAGACCAAAGGTTGTTACACGCACATCCTGGAATGCTCCTGTCATCTGGGAGGGGATGTTTGACCCAAATCTGTACGACCAAAACCACATCCAAAACAACTCATCTGTGGCCCTCACCGTGTTTGCTGTGGGAAGGTTTGTTGGTCCAGAAAAACTGACCATGAGAATACCAGCACTTCAACACTTGCAGTTCAGTCTAAATCTGGCATTCTTGCCAAAGGATTTGGTATTATGAACTTTTGTCTAAACCTTAATTCACCTGAACAAGATACTCTTTCGCCAGTTAAAGCTGAATATCATAATGTGGAGCAGTATAAGAAGAGCAACAAAATGCTATTACAAACTGACACAATGTTTTGTCCAAAGATGGTATAGGAAGGATGTttccattttactttttactttactctaTATTTGGTTGTGTTCACATGGCTACACTGATCCATATATCATCcctctttttcctgtttttcacaAGTGGGAACAACATTGTTTTCCTCCAGTGCTGATAAACACTTTCActtgtgtgtgtaaagcatcGTTCAAACATACTGCATTTGACAGCAGATCTGCAGGCAGGGTCAGGGACTTCATGTTGCATTCAAGTTGCACCTTGTAAACTGAAATCTACACATTGCTTTGTACAGCAAAGCATGTCAGAGGTGACTTTGATGCATTTAAGTGCACCTTGTAAACTCTGTAATCTATACTCAataatacagcatttttaaacaattaaacacTAAATTCATACCCAATAAGGAAACATTTTAGCcagaaaatgtgcatgtttgaaataaaataaacttttactAGTCACCGGTCTGCTGCACACTAACCTTATTTTGGTCAATGCAAAGTATGTTCAGCCGCTGTATTTTTTGTCTACCAGTCCTCTTTGCCTGTGAGTGAAACATTAATATCGGACACTGCCTGCAGGATAAGAGAGATAGAGGACATTTGATCTTGGGTCCAGAGTCAAAGTAATGACCGCAGTGTTGAAAGATCTAGAAGCCATGAACACATATGCATGATAGCTgtctaaaataatgaaatattaaaataaaacctgacCCATAGTGTGGTagttttttgtactattttttttctaattaacatAATAAGTAATAAGCAACAGCacttgtttgtctctttgtctcttcctAAGGTACCTTGATGCCTATCTCAAGACTTTCCTTACCTCTGCAGAACAGCATTTTATGTTGGGATTACAAGTGACGTATTACGTGTTTACGGATCTACCAGAAAAAGTACCAAACATCAAGCTTGGTCCTCACCGGAGCCTGAGGGTTATCCAGGTGGAAAAGCACTCCAGATGGCAGGACATCTCCATGATGCGCATGAAAACGATATCAGATGCCATAGAATCAGAGATTCGTCACCATTGCAATTATATCTTCTGCTTTGACGTGGATCAGGAGTTTAAGGGAAGATTTGGCTCAGAGGCTCTGGGGGATTCTGTGGCTCTGCTACACGCATGGTTTTATAAACTTCCAAAGTACCAATTTACCTATGACAGAAACCCCAAATCCAAAGCCTACATGACAACAGGAGATTACTACTATCATGCTGCCATCTTTGGAGGCTTGTGGAACAATGTGAAAGATTTGGCAGATTTCTGCTTTCTGGGTATCATGGAGGACAAACTAAACAATGTGGAGGCTCGGTGGCATGATGAGAGTCATCTGAACAAGTACTTTTGGCTTCACAAGCCAAGCAGGCTGCTCTCCCCTGAGTACTGCTGGGACCCGATAATAACTGATAAGAGAGACATACTTGTCACCCGCCTAGTTTGGGCACCAAAACATTATGACAAACTTCGTACTCGGTAGAGTGACTTAAAGAGCCACAAAATTGGAGTAACTTCATCAGACAAGTGCAAGATTGTTTACTATGAGCTTGTATTTAATTCCCACCTTTTGAgggatttacaaaaaaaggtaTGTTGTATGATATGATGCCTCATGTTTGTGATGTTATGTTCTGAGCAGTACTGCCGTACCACAAACTTGGCAGCtaccaaaaagagaaaagccaaATTTCAAAGAGTGAAAACCAGGGTGAAGGTCAAGTGGGAGAGCAAACTCAACAACCACACCGCTTCAAAGTGTGCTTAATAAAAGATCATTACCAAAGACAAGCTTAAGCTGATTATCTAACATAATAAACGCTAACAAAACACAGGAACTGGTTGCATCGAAGGAGCTGCACTAATAACTTTACTGCCTGCCacttcagttttgatttttgggttgtttgttattattggttattgttttctttgcagCAATCATTATGCTTTGATGATGTGgtttaaaacatttccacaatatcaaaaagaaatatttttttattgaatatttttgtttttaaacaaaatgatttaatacaCAACAAGATATGgcaaatgttttaacaaaatctcaaataaaatatttaaaatggttaaagCAATTCGACATCTATCCATTAGCTATTATGCTTTAGAGCAGTGGTGGGTCCTGACCCCACTAGGAGTCAACAAAGGTTTACTGGATCATGAGGCCTTTTTGATTTTAAGGATAAGGTTAAGGAgtaagaaaacttaaaaataaaaaaaaagcaatatctCAGCATTTCAGAcattactgtgaaaaaaacttaaGGAAATTGATATTCCTAAAATTTAGATTATCATGCAAAATGTAAACTTCAAAAGAATCTCATTCTAAACAGTCTCATCCTGCATTTGAAAAGTTAGAATAATCCAAACAACCAAAGAgctaacagaaaaaacaaacaaaagaatttgtcaaaaagaagcctgttaaaaaaactgtttgaaaaaaataaaagtaaaatttaattaGATTTTCACAGACAGAGAAGCTTATAAATCGGTATTTAAAATATCAGGTAAACTcatctctgatgcaatatttacagaaaatattccaaatcaCTATTTAGGTTCAAACCTCCTGCACTTTGGCAAAATACATCACTTAGTAAAGATGTTACATGGGGCTGGAGATAatcccagctgacactgggtgagagagaggtggggtacaccctcaGTCTCATCACTATgctaacacaaagaaaaaccataaacactttaaaagttGATTTAAGAGTTTCTAAACAACAGAACTTGCAAAAGTttggatgggggggggggggggggggggtcaaccCACAGCTCACTAGCTTTGCGGGTCTTGTGGTCAATGTTTCATGTGGTTGGGCAGCTTGTTAGAAATATTGCAGGTTTCAAGCAGGTGGGTCATAAAGTGACAAAACAGTGTTATGATTAAGTCATTAATAATTCATGGGAAAATTGTGCAATCATGCAAATTCACAACAAGCAGTTTTATCATCAgtgctgctgcattcaggcTTTCTGTTACTCAGCATTTATCAGGTAGATCTGTTAAAGTATGAGGCATTGAAATCCCTCTGGTCATAATGTCccataaaaatgtttctctctGCAAATATGTAGGCCTGATACCATGTCCTAACAGCAAGCAAGTGCCTCTCTCTCCAGATCCACATATTTCTGATATATTTCTTAGatgataaaaacatgtatgtacaAATTTCGTGGTGTGCTGTTCAAAGTTAAGACTGGTGTCGAACCAGATGCCGAGGTTTCTTGCAACGGGCTTAATGTTATCCACTAGCGGCCCAGCAGATGGCAGAATCTGTTTTGCCATCTGCTGGGACCCGAATACAAGTATATCAGTTTTAGTTGAATTCAactgaaggattttttttgacatccagTTTTTCACATCAGAAATACAGTCATGGAGTTCACTCAACATCCCTGGATCAGCGGCTTTAATGGGCAGGTACAGGTACAAGTTCCCCTTCCTgctgtgaggtgacagtgcCAATCACTCCACCATCATGCAACCCTCAATTTAAGATATtctctttaatttaattaaaatattagtaCGGTTTTTACATAGTTGGCTGGGAAGTTGCCTGTAAAGTGTGTTTACAGAGTTTGACCTATAAAACAATTCATTAGGCCTGGTAGAAAGTACCAGTAGTCTGGGCTTAGCTAAACCTGGCTGATGGTGTCACCTGCAACTGAATATTTTACACGGTGCTCCAAAATTACTTTATGGGctcttaatctttttttttcatttaggaCCACATGTACtccttgggaaaaaaaaaatcttaacacaGAGCACTTTACCTAAATGAGACTGACATGAGTATTGCATGTCAACAGCCAGTGTACCCAGCTCACCCCTGGGTGGTCCACCTGACCACTCAGCATGAACCATCCAGCAGCCACCTGTGTCATTCAGCTGACCTCAGATAAGCCTGGACCTGTCTGACTGAAAGCGATGATGCATTATTCATAGACTGCCACCATCTGGCACATCAGCACACCCTGCCACCTTACCACTCACCCTGTCAAAGACATACAAAGAAAAGGGCAGGATCAGCAGAGCAGTCCTTGCCTTAGTACGTTACAGGCCAAATGAAAAGGCATCGTAGTTTTAGGGTCTGTTTATATAGACCAACAATTTACACAAGATTGTATAGTTGCCATCACATCTTTTCGATAGAGAGGGTTTtgagaatttgtgaagaaagtAACAATTTATTGTGGTTTAAGTGCAGCACTGATTCCCAGATTGAAGAGcaaaaagtgaaagccagaaaagaaaaacacaatctaGTGCAGTTTTCCCAAGTACCACTTGAGGGTGCTATCATAGAGTCTGCTTTTATTGTACTACCTTCACAAAAGACCTCTCTCTAATACATCTATAGTATACcctgtgtatatacagtattgCAGTGGTGTGAGTTTTCTCAGTGTAAAATTAAAAGGTCACATTCCGCAGTGCCTGAAATTAGACTTCACTGCAACATTAAATAATTTGGGATGCAAAATAACATCAGCATGtcatcagtatcagcagataatggcattaaaatgaaataccgCCATCGGCCCGAAATAGACATTTCTGCTGTTATGACAAGTGCTAGGTGACAATTTAATGCAACTTTAATTAGTTGAAACAGTTCAATTCATCCCTGTATTTGAGTATTGTCAGGATTGTCTCAGGGAGAGCACTGTCCAAGCCTGTTGAAGGGGGatgaattttacagttttgttaaCAATTTGttatacaagaaaaaatacaatatctcaCTGTTTGACTATACCACCACTACACTAAAAACAAATCTCAAGGAAAAACTACAATAACAGGGTTTTTCGCAATCATTGCACTatgaaaatctaattttctttaaatgagtTTAAAAGAAATGAGTGCTGTAAGattttttcatcttgtttaTTATCAACattatcaactttttttaataattattttataatggAGGGATTGTTTTCTTGATTCTTGTGCTGTGATTTGTCAAGATGCTAatatctaaaaaagaaaaaaatccttaaactAGTTGATTGATATTGGAAATATGTAGAAATAATCTTGTAACACTGGATTATTACACATGAACACTTTTAGGGCTCAAAATTTTAGGTCATAAATACTGAATGGAACATACAGTCCTCACAAACTCTACACATACACTTCTTAACAATCTCACAATCACCACATgatggtgctcaaagcacacaATAATCATGGCAAGGAGCTCAAAGCACTttccaaacaaagaaaaacgcAGTTACAGGAATAGAATAAAGACTAAGAAAAGGCtaagaaaaaagaacattagTCAGATGTATCATGTAtttataaagtttgtttttcttctcttatcCTATGAAAGACAACATATTGGTCTAACAATCACAGTTGTTTATACACATCAACATGGAGAACCAATTTTGTAAAAAACTTGCGGTTTACCAACTAGCAGGAACAATCCAAAAGTCTTTTACTATCACCAACATGACCTTCTTTCTAACTCTTCCTAAACAAGTTTTGATCCAGCATCTGAAAAACAGTTCTGCCTCCAGTGCAGCTCTGCATATGAAAAGTATTAAGCTCGAACAATTGCAttacacaatttttaaaaatccaagatACCTGCTGTGCTCACATTAAACAGACTCTTCTTAGTAGTAGTGCCAAAGTCAGGCCATGCACCGGCACTCGACACAAGAAAAGCAATTGGGACATGGTGGCTCTCAATATCTCCTGTcttaactacaaaaacaaacatgactgtTCCACATGACTGTGCCAAAGTAGAGCTCATGAAAGACAAGCAGCTCGCAACACAAACTGTTTGTGCCCTCATTTGTGCTGAAAATAGAAACAGTGGAAGGCTGGGTGAGGGCACACAGACAGCATGTGTCGTCTGTTcttcagaaatacaaaataaaagcctaatAAAGATGTGAAGTCAGTGTATCAAGCTCGGCAGCGTATTGTTGGATGCTTTTCTGTGACAGCTAATTCAAGTGATAATGGGCACAAAGGAGAAGTAATTGgcacatttctatttttctaaaggaaaatattgcactttttccTCCACTGATGGCTATAGTTACTAGTTTGTCTATACTTCCAACCCTGGAAGTGTTGTACTTCAAATTCAAACCCACCCATGTCAACCACACTGACTCTGGATTCGTAGGTAGCCTCCTAGTCTCATGGGTTCACCTGGCAGTGGAGAAAGTGATATCACTTCAAGTTATATCCACCTGCGTATCAGGTGTCTCACACACAACTGCTGTGTCCATTTGAATGAGGCAGCAGTCTGGTCATGCATGGTacaaactgaacacacacacacacacacacacacacacacacacacacacctgcgtTTACACTGTGTGGTGAGTCAGGTGAAATATGCAACAAATCTTCTCTGCATGTCCTCTGATACCAATTAACTATGTCTTTTGCATATCTATGAATATGcaaaatttcttaaaaacatagTTTAGTATAATTTCCATCTGTGTTTCCTAGATGCATGTCAGGGGTGTTGAaattataatacaaaaaaaattaaaaaagaaaggaaaataaaataagaagaggaataaagaaaataattgtcaATAATCATTCATTGagaaaaaagtgtcaaataaCACGCCTctgacaagtatttaaacctatgGAACCATAAAAAATGGTTTGCTTTATTtacaaaacaggagaaaagagTCTtgtgattatatatttaaaatcgtgttacagaaaactatatgtatttttcacacttatgttgttgttgttttgttactttttactaatttgcttgcaaactttttttgctaattttaggggCCATTTCTCGTTCACTTGCTTATTGCATTCAtcccatctttttaaaaaaagtcaagccAGTTCGCTTCAAAGTGTTAATTGCCTTAtcataaaagtaatttaaatgacatgaaaataaagaaaatgtttgcactgATAAAGGCGCAGACCAGAACTGAATACTAAAGACACAATCATTCATAGACTTCCAAATGTCCAAATGACTTGTCCAAATCAAAAAGCTTCCATACATGCATGTACATGCATACACACCAGTATTCCACTTACTTATAAAGCTAATTATTCATTATAAAAcacttaaagagaaaaaaggatggCAAATTTCTGACAAACAACCACTGCAAGTAGACTTTCTGCACAGGCCACAATGACAGAACACACCCAACAGGTGACtgaacaaataataaatgcaaaatataaagcCTTATTATGATCTGATTATGGTTACTGTTTATGCAGACAGTTATACAACTTCACATAAAACAACTTTCAAATTCCCAGCCAAATAAGCCAATAAAAACCCGCATAGCATCAAAAACAAACCCAGCAAATACACACATCCACTGCGGGACGTTTCATTCAAGGGACACAAGCGAGCAGAGAAggatagaaagacagacagacagacagacagaagaagtGTAATTGACTCACATGATATGATGCCATAGTCGATTCTCATCTTCTTATTTTGGCGAACTGGTCCATATCCATATCCGTGCCCATTTACATCCAAATGCACATTTCCTGTGATGATAGCTAGCTTACTTCTGTTTGGTTGCTAGATAACTAGCCTCATATCGTCGgcaacagcagcaaacagcgATGGCTACTTCCCCCCGGTTGTTTGGTCTAAATATTGTCGCTAACTTTCAGTTACTTTTTAGtgagtgaaaagtgaaaatagtttattttccaGCGCCTGTCCATTCGCCGTTTTCAGTGGCAGGACAACGATGTCAGCTAACTTTACGCTTCATGGTTCGTGGCTAATGTCAACACGTCAACTGATTCCAACTTCACCTTACTGACGTCATTGAATGCGCGCGCAGTATCCTCATTCACCAGCCAATCAGGAGGAGGGTTGTTTCATTCAAATATCCCAGGAGATAAAGAcagtaatactactactactactactactaataataataataataataatagtgaaactgggaaaacaatatAACTGCGTGTGTTATGTGACCAAGATGATTATtacatatctttattataaAGACAGTTCTAGCCATTTTGCATTATAAGAGATCTGGTTTAGGATCTCAAACTAGCAATATCagtaattattttcaaattgctTCTGAACACAATTTTGTTAGAgggctttttttattattgcatttAATATGAAGAGTTTTTGTCagaatgtgcatgtgtttatatttatataaattatcTGTATGAATAATGCAGCATAGGTATATATcctttgca is a genomic window containing:
- the LOC121945515 gene encoding N-acetyllactosaminide alpha-1,3-galactosyltransferase-like, whose amino-acid sequence is MKLHFFTAMSWLKARSATVFCCLVLLVVYLTSFYVRHLTNQSPADNVPVTSKGGQNQSTNLDDKLNFGARPKVVTRTSWNAPVIWEGMFDPNLYDQNHIQNNSSVALTVFAVGRYLDAYLKTFLTSAEQHFMLGLQVTYYVFTDLPEKVPNIKLGPHRSLRVIQVEKHSRWQDISMMRMKTISDAIESEIRHHCNYIFCFDVDQEFKGRFGSEALGDSVALLHAWFYKLPKYQFTYDRNPKSKAYMTTGDYYYHAAIFGGLWNNVKDLADFCFLGIMEDKLNNVEARWHDESHLNKYFWLHKPSRLLSPEYCWDPIITDKRDILVTRLVWAPKHYDKLRTR